Within the Aspergillus luchuensis IFO 4308 DNA, chromosome 5, nearly complete sequence genome, the region ATAGCTTGCAGGTGATGGGGAATAGAAGACCTTgcatccccaacaaccccacagGTCTGTCTGGCTCGTTAAGAAGCGATCAGCCTTACTGGTAGTTTTCGACATTTCAAAGTGTAGGTATGTAAGGACGAATAGGACAACCGAAGCTGAGCTGTCAATATTACAGCTTCGTGGGTTTGATGCGCAGATTGTACCCCAATCAAGTATGGTTTATCCGAGCCGAATGTTTTTCAAATCCTAATAATCCGAGGCTGAGCAGTTCAGCTGGAATGGGTTACACATTCAAGGTTGTCCGGCAAGGCTGAGAGGCGAATTGTGTTCTTAAATAATTTGTACATCGAAATAGAAATGTATGCTAGCTGTAGGTACAACATTGGCCGCATATAAGACTAAACCCGAACGCCACTCCTTGATTCTCCAGTCCCTCCTTTCTTCCAACATCCAATTCTTGGTGACGTGATCTCAAGCCAAAGTGAATAGTATACCATGGTTGAGCAAGGCAGCTATCAGCTTGCTGGGAACCATGGCCCCCCTCCCTTGCCTCTTGACCTTCGCGAGCATAAATTACATATTCTCTTGCAATGGGGGATTATTCTCCTCACGTCCTGTATAGCACCATTGGTGCTCTATCCAAGTTTACACTGGGGGGCGGATTTATCCCTCAAGATTTGTCTGTATCCCACCCATGTTTCCAAGCTCATCTTGCTCTTACCTTGTGACTGATACTAATGCATCAAAACATCAGCTCTCAGCGTATCGAGCGCAATCCTAGGGGCATCGACCTTATACTCCTTGGGCATACGAACGTGGCGACTATTCAAATCGACATCGAATTGCCGACCCCGCACATCTGAAAGTCGCTGGAATGTATGCTATAAACTTCCAGTTTACTTCTGAGAATTGATAGCCTAGACGCTGCTAACACACTCTTATTCCTTTTCATCATACAGTTCGATTTCTTCCACTGGAACTATCTTCTGGGGTTTGTGCTCGTCACAATCATTATTGTGGTTGGCTTGACGGAAGATCCTCCTAGTGTACGAATGACAGCTTTGCCACCGTCTATTCTGCTCGTGCAAGTTGGCCTCACACTCGTCATTGTCGGAATTCTGGCAAAGCTTCGCATACGGCAACCATTCGCAGTGTCTTCTATGCCTGCAGGTGCAGAATTTCGTCCAGGTATCTTAGTGATCATCGAAGATGTCGTTGCGGTGGACGGGGGTCGAGGCGGGATATACCGTCTCGCCCTAATGGAAAGGTATGCAGCCAGCTTACGGTTTCAACGACTAATTGAGGATCTCAATTGGTTCTGGGGATTTGGTGGGCTTTTTATGGGCATTGTTTTGATATGTATACTTGCATCGGTTGGCAGTCAGACCTTTGCGTTTGGGTTGGGTAAGTTCATGATTGGACCTTTCAATTTCGTTTCTATTCCTGTCGTTATGTACCCCACTTTAAGGCCCATATCCTGAGATTTCTCTTATACCGAGAGTGAAGGCTAACATAATTCTTATTGTTTTCTTCGGATAGGGTGGACTGTCCCATGGATTTGGGCAGGTGTCTGGGCAGTCATCACGACTTACTGGGTGAAATCTGCGCtgagggaagagaagcttACCTGGTCGGAGAGCCAGAAAGTAGTGGAGGTGTAGACCTTAGCTTCTGGATATTTTACTTAACGGGCTCGACGAGGTATGAAGATATGTATCGGATTCAAATGAAGGAATCTCAGAATACCGTTgtgcggagaaggaagctTCAGCTTTTAATTGTCGCAGagacttatatatatataacaggtCTGCTTTGCGCTTGTACCCAATCCCTGGGCCGTGGGGTTGGAAAGAGCTGTGGAGGCTAGGCTTGGTCAGTGAATTATTTCTAAGTTAAGAACTAAGCCAAACTGTAAAAGGCAATATATACGTCTGGGGCATGTAGATGCGTATGTATACTGCCCTCGAGTGGCCATGGCAAGATGGGGGCGTATGTGTCTTGCATCTCGCTCACCTCGATAGGGGTAGGGTAGCACATTGACAAATTAATCGCAGCATTTGATGTATGCCCGCTACAAAAAGTTAAAACGCCTTAAATGGGAATCCAGACGCGTTCTGTCAATGTCTATCTTTGCTGCCCTAGAGGTACAAGAAGGCTTGTCATATTGTAGGCTGAGCCACACTCCATTGCAAGATGATACTCGATCGAGTATCATTGTGGGTGAGGGCCAGACTTGGCGAATAGGGGTTTATACCTTAggtttattagggtttaTTAGGGTGACTATCAAATGACTAAGTCAAAGTGTGAAAGGTATCAGCTACTGGGAACAAGTGGCTCAAGATACATGaccagagaaagaaacatggAGCCAGAGGGAGAATAATGAGATGGCCTCAGGTTATATAACTactgttatttatatatctccCTGGGCATAAGATCCTGAGGTAtcatgatattattttaactatCTAAGTAGTaagctataatatatatcttatttttaaatttatttaataaaacaGATCATACAGCAGAATTcctgataattaataatattaagaggTTTAGTCAGtctatttataagattctctgtactatctatatatataaattttaataagtcTTTTTTATAGCAATCTTTAATAaacagtaaataattattaatttattaattatttgaGGCAAAGATTAGATtctttataagtaataatatattagttaagTTAGTAaaaactagaattatatttagaataataagattaagtaCTTATATAAACTTCTTAATTTAAGAAgtctttttaataattttattaaatataatatactctgctaaagttaataaatttataataattatttattttttattattccaGGATACTGGAGAACctgtataaaaaattatataaaattctataaattttttatttatataattctaaaagataatattaatataaatttttaatattatttaataatttaaaacaAGTATCAGATTAAAGTAGTTATTTACTAAATAGTATAAGAGATTCTTTACtgctataatattaaataataaaaatatataattttaatactaaagataaaaaataatatatattatatctagctatatctatatatttaattaatttaattaatctaataattatatataatatttaatatttttttaatcaAAACTCAGATCCTTTAGATAATGGTTCTAATAATTAgagtttattaatatatattaagataaagatttatttatttaatataaaactagcAGGTCCTCtgtataaaaatactaattaaaaattattattttaatttattaatttctagttaatatattatttaagaaatatactGGAAATTCTAGATACTTAATCTTGAAatactaagatatattattatagatattattaatttctacAGTAATCTGGTCAGCAatgataaaattattaatataaataataataattataaatctgtagagatagatatacagattttttataattaatttaagttttattttttaaaattattaattaaatttcttattCCAGAGATAGCCTGCCTGATATAAGCTGTATAATATCTGAATATCtgttaaagaaaataaatataatctaaattCTGTTTAAAACCTGTggattagtatatataaattttataattattaattatattatataaaaaaataattataatattaatttactctTATTCTAGCTTGTagataactattataattaatattattttaattaataattcagaaataattaaaatatatattatattaaaatcctTTTCTAGCTTCTAgcaatttctatatataatttattatattttaaaataaataatatagttattagtATTCTcttttagaatataaatttatttactagaaagtatatagatcttttattattttataaaaaaaaaaccattttataaatttttatattaagcAGGTTCTGGATCTCTGTAgctataatcttatattaaagatttatataaaataatattattattattttataaaataaagaaattataatattaataactcTTAGTCCTGGTTTAATagctagatatatttaattatttttatattattttagaaagacttcttttattatttataataaaatatattattatatatctttaggGAGATCCTgggatttattatatattagtttctagtttattataaaaaatatagaaacttGGCTCAGGACTTaattctctatatatattaataaaattacttagaatattagaatatacagagaattagatattataaattattatctaaaatattccAGACCTCtgctagataaaataataatttatttattaaataaataattttattttttttatttccacAGGGACTCTAgtactaaatataaaaattagctAAATCTTAGTAGTATTAGTTagaaatattagttttatttatacagAGCCTGTAGTACTAGAAgtagataaaattaaataaatattctagccagtcttaataatttatttaaaaatataattattatagattcaGGATAatcaatatttattaattcaGGgctgtttatttttataaaattatttaaaatatttaataaagatattaaaatctcTGGTTAATCCTATTATAGTAAAAGATATACAGTAATAATTAGTGTCGGCTGGTAAACCTATCTTATTACTAATTCAATTCTTATTGAATTATCAAATGtcaataaatctagaaaaatcCAGATTAGCTGTATTTTccatataaattatatagagttTCTagtctagaaaaaaaatatagaccagatttatttatacatGAATTCTCATGTTtcttgatattataattattattttaattatttattattatatatcctgCTTTTGATTCtactttctttatttaataattaaatattaataatttatttataatctagattatcagtgaattaaatataaataagatttttttatttctagttaACTTTTTCTAAGTAAGTTAAGCTATTTTAATTCACTTCTTATCTTGGGATTtacttatttcttatttaagaaGGTAGTTTGCTTCTctttaactaatttattaattataattatttttattattctaatatctaGTTTCTTATTTAGGACTAGTatgatttaatttaattatataagaattatataattatattttatattaccagacccactttcttctgctttagAAGagttaatatcttttttaagcttagtagtactagattattttcttctttaaacttaatattatccTAGTCTTCTAACAGTTATAAGTCTAATATATCTCTATAAAAAGacctatttaattatatttaatatttctgataaatttaactagtttatatcaattattaattaaaataataaaattaagtaagtttattaattaattaattacctCACATAATTAGCTGgtatagattaaaaatataaaaattcttactaaattaaagtaaatatagaaatatattaatcctAATCAACTAAACCAgctaaatatactaaaataattaaatagattaaaaatataataaatcaagtaaatagtataaatattacttgatttattaataaaagaatatgaAATTTATtgtgattatatataagattataaaatattttttaaagaatattataaaatttctacTAgcttattagttatattattaattatatataattcactgtcttacttttataaatagttagttttaaatataaacagTATATacaaaattttataaattttataaaacaAACTAGCTCCTATTACGGAAGCAAGAAAACATGAATTaatcagaaaatattatttattataaatcttattttactCTAGCTTAAAGACTTATATCtctatataagaaaatttatatataaaatataaatagatataaatatcaaagatttaataattattatatatataatataattttttaaagttAATTTCAATGCTTTTACCAacatttttaataatatagtttaaaaaaattactgaattaaataaaaattctgaGTAAGTtcctaatttttataagatgaTTTATAGAACCAGAGAATTCTATTAAaactattaaataaaatcaaaatttcaattaaaaatagtaaatataattcttaaaaattaatctGATTCAGATTACTcagtaaatttaataaatttagtaaattatttaaaattagcAAACAAACCAAAATGTCCTTGTGAATTAGAATTAAAtgataaaatttatttttttaataaatatctctatataaataaaataaaataatctaaatattagaaaCCAGATGCAGAAATTATTGAAAAAttcaaaaaaatatataaaaataataaattttaatatgtatttgaaaaagcaaagtaaaaaaattaataaaaataataattttaataaaaattctgataatttatttagttttataattttataaatctttataaactaaataaataaagtaaatataaaaaatatctggATTTTTAATACAGgatctgatatatatatttataataatctataataattcactgattatatacttacaaataataaaactactgttttaattaataatacagatataaaaatacatAAATTTAAAActgtttatattaaatctacTCTTTGTATTAgaaataaactaattaaatttaaattaaaaaatatggtttatatatcttatttttatttaaatataatctctgCTGGCAGGGTTAAGAAAGGTAATATTTATCtgaatttatatagaaatattcttaaaatatataaaaactgtCAAATATacaaaattaataaataaaatagtattttattaataaaatagaaataaatataataaaataagtaaaattactaaatatTTCATTCAAAAATTAATACAAAAATTGatgatttaaataatcaaaatcataaagaaaatcatgaaaataattatttatataattaaaatcattAAATTAACCAAAGTTAtcaaattaattaaaattataatgaTAAACTAtgtaaatttatattaaattatataaataatataaatctaatttaattaaaagaatctatttttttataatattaataaataggCCATTCTGAtgaaaaaattattaaaaatattaaaaaattatctataaatattcacTTGAATGCCTTATTTAAAACAGgtaaatttaatctttataagaCCTGccatatagtaaatataaataaataaatatcttacagattaatataaataagctaaatattattgaattattaatattagaatctTATATACATGCCTccagaaattaaaaataaataatatataaattatatctataatctatttattaaatattaccTCAGACAAATACTTGCAAAtaaatcaaatatatattaattattaaaataaataatataatttatataaatataatttaaagtaAATCCTTGTTATTTTCATTCAGATAATAactctaatttatttaattattttatattttataaaagattaagatTTTAAGTTATTTAGAGTCCTGAGGATCAACCtgagtaaaatatatttataaaaaaaataaaagctctaattatatttaaaatatatattttaataattaattcagAATtatcttactttttataGCCTGAAGTAGCTGAagcagtaatatatatattaaataaaatattaaacaaAGTAAACAACTGggaaatcttatataataaattaaataaatatcttgaaGACCTACccatctttttatataaaaagcttaatttaactaatttaaagtagtataatataaaagtttatataaaaattactaAGCTGCCCTGCCTTAATAAGCTAAATTTAAgaattctaattaattatcttattagcTATACTacctttaatatatagagaatatagatttttattaaataaaagataatttaagcaagagattatatttttaataaaaatttactatatagtTATTTACCTGTAAAAATTagtaaattctataaaaaagatttaagaataaatCCTTCTAAAGCCCTAAATCAAGAAGAATTAAatgaaattattaaatttattaataaaaatttaagaatTCCTGAAACAAACCAATTTTctatagaagaaaataattcaagaatttttaatgataaaaataatgaaaataataaaagtaataaaaataatgaaaataatcaAACTGATTAAACTaattaaactaattaaattctagataattaattattaactcCACTACTAactctatttattatttttattaataatatagattttttattaaaatttcaTAAATCATATGACTAAATTATTGGAAAGTAAAATTACTCAGAATTATCTAATTCTGGATTATCAAAACAAgcctataattttttaatataaataaatcaaataaaataaactaaataaattttattatttttacaaGTATTTttaactaaaattatatataaaatattaaaattataaaaatatgaccttccatcttctctaGTTAATTAGagagaattataaaaatatttatttcaacATCAATTCACTGAAGCTGTAAAAattgaatattaataattataaataatataaatataaattcctA harbors:
- a CDS encoding uncharacterized protein (COG:S;~EggNog:ENOG410PN83;~TransMembrane:6 (i30-51o57-78i105-125o137-157i221-241o247-270i)), with product MVEQGSYQLAGNHGPPPLPLDLREHKLHILLQWGIILLTSCIAPLVLYPSLHWGADLSLKISLSVSSAILGASTLYSLGIRTWRLFKSTSNCRPRTSESRWNFDFFHWNYLLGFVLVTIIIVVGLTEDPPSVRMTALPPSILLVQVGLTLVIVGILAKLRIRQPFAVSSMPAGAEFRPGILVIIEDVVAVDGGRGGIYRLALMERYAASLRFQRLIEDLNWFWGFGGLFMGIVLICILASVGSQTFAFGLGWTVPWIWAGVWAVITTYWVKSALREEKLTWSESQKVVEV